In Cydia pomonella isolate Wapato2018A unplaced genomic scaffold, ilCydPomo1 PGA_scaffold_183, whole genome shotgun sequence, the following are encoded in one genomic region:
- the LOC133533604 gene encoding integrator complex subunit 12-like: MSSIDFDPSIKLCLKHLHSSASDSTEQLRLTLDDIIRQTYGSAKTLANTLPKKYLNEEKLESPRMAKHKSEKASSSKTVPIPQQSPQQLQIPERENDDGSVMDGELAFDLLEEDLTCAVCRQIAVQAGNRLVECEACHALYHQDCHKPVISDNDVSASWQCASCLASQGFVTSYTKISSASKSPTHVSGSTTPVKISSGSSSSKVVTPNINIISADKRLQIMKKKAAKQHEKKKHK; encoded by the exons ATGTCTTCAATTGATTTTGATCCATCTATAAAACTGTGCTTAAAGCACTTACACTCCAGTGCCTCAGATTCAACTGAGCAACTCCGGCTAACCCTCGATGATATCATTCGTCAGACGTATGGCAGCGCAAAAACCTTAGCCAATACATTGCCTAAGAAGTATTTGAATGAGGAAAAATTAGAATCGCCTCGGATGGCGAAGCATAAGAGCGAGAAAGCGTCGAGTTCGAAGACGGTACCTATACCGCAGCAGAGTCCGCAGCAGCTGCAGATCCCGGAGCGGGAGAACGACGACGGGTCGGTGATGGACGGGGAGCTGGCGTTCGACCTGCTGGAGGAGGACCTCACGTGCGCGGTGTGCCGGCAGATCGCCGTACAGGCGGGGAACAGGCTGGTGGAGTGTGAGGCTTGCCATGCACTCTATCAtcag GATTGCCATAAACCCGTAATCAGTGATAATGATGTCAGCGCAAGTTGGCAGTGTGCATCCTGCCTCGCGTCCCAAGGCTTTGTCACTAGCTATACCAAGATATCATCAGCCTCTAAATCACCCACCCATGTTTCGGGATCCACTACTCCAGTTAAGATCTCTTCTGGAAGCTCGTCATCTAAGGTTGTTACtcctaatataaatataatctcgGCTGACAAAAGACTGCAGATTATGAAGAAGAAAGCAGCAAAGCAACATGAGAAGAAGAAACATAAGTGA